One region of Candidatus Hydrogenedentota bacterium genomic DNA includes:
- a CDS encoding endonuclease/exonuclease/phosphatase family protein, with protein sequence MLKLLLVRGALLFGLLVVMTVLFFGWRLARNGWVGVDTDFGKSALLKTPPAALTEPVEVKLVTFNIQALWVVGRDRPARMRAIAGRLAELDPDVVGFQEAFVPADRELLVSELKRLTRLQHHQYYPSANVGSGVMISSAWPLEEVWFHRYAAHAPAYRFWEGDGLAGKGVGLARIALPGGGVMDFFNTHAQAGYGNPAYKLVRAEQMREAAAFIREAGTGTGPVFFVGDMNCRAGEPEYDRLVEELSLERAMAIPSRIDHIFWVPQPRYRIETLETVMLDDKFTEKGRQVQLSDHPGYFSRVRIIPN encoded by the coding sequence ATGCTGAAACTGTTGCTGGTTCGGGGCGCGCTGCTGTTTGGCCTTTTGGTGGTGATGACCGTGCTTTTCTTCGGCTGGCGTCTGGCCCGGAACGGATGGGTGGGGGTGGACACGGATTTTGGGAAGAGCGCCCTCTTAAAAACACCCCCGGCGGCGCTCACAGAACCGGTCGAGGTGAAGCTGGTGACGTTCAACATCCAGGCCTTGTGGGTGGTGGGCCGGGACCGTCCGGCGCGGATGCGCGCGATAGCCGGCCGTCTGGCGGAGCTGGACCCGGACGTGGTGGGATTCCAGGAGGCCTTTGTGCCGGCGGACCGTGAGCTGCTCGTCTCGGAGCTCAAGCGTCTCACACGGCTTCAGCACCACCAGTATTATCCGAGCGCCAACGTGGGGAGCGGGGTGATGATATCCAGCGCGTGGCCCCTGGAAGAGGTTTGGTTTCACCGGTACGCGGCGCACGCCCCGGCATACCGGTTTTGGGAGGGGGACGGGCTTGCGGGCAAGGGGGTGGGCCTGGCCCGCATAGCGCTGCCGGGCGGCGGTGTCATGGACTTTTTCAACACCCACGCCCAGGCGGGCTACGGCAACCCGGCGTACAAGCTGGTGCGCGCGGAGCAGATGCGCGAGGCGGCGGCGTTTATCCGGGAAGCCGGCACGGGCACGGGTCCGGTCTTTTTTGTCGGGGACATGAACTGCCGCGCCGGGGAGCCGGAGTATGACCGGCTGGTGGAGGAGCTGTCCCTCGAGCGGGCGATGGCCATACCCAGCCGCATAGACCACATCTTCTGGGTGCCCCAGCCGCGGTACCGCATCGAGACGCTCGAAACGGTCATGCTGGACGACAAGTTCACCGAGAAGGGCCGGCAAGTCCAGCTAAGCGACCATCCGGGTTATTTCTCCAGGGTGCGCATCATTCCGAACTGA
- a CDS encoding GNAT family N-acetyltransferase, whose amino-acid sequence MRGVSMPGPQHLQYGAEQEGETRHSLDAFFKPRSIAVVGASERPGSVGRKVFWNILNSPFGGAVYPVNQSRRQVLGVHAHARLSDIKYPLDLAVIVTPAATVPGVLDDCAAAGVGGAIIVSAGFTERGEPGRALEAQIRERARRGGIRVIGPNSLGIMNPMRGLNAAYSANIALKGSVGFISQSGALCASVLDWSFRAKTGFSKFVSFGAMVDVQWSDLIYYLGDDPKTKSIVIYMESIGDARSFLSAAREVALTKPIIVLKAGQTESGARAARHSAYTSTDTGDDAVLAAALMRCGVLRVDDVETLFAMADTLGKQPRPRGPRLAIVSNAAGPGILATDALVRAGGELAPISPATMDELNTVLPSYWNRNNPLDVVADADPDRYSAALAAVAKDPANDGMLVILTPQATTDPTATAEAVGRMDRGHGKPVIASWMGGEAVAQGARILTEHLVPCFAYPDAAARVYAAMWRYSYALRGLYETAQPLSGEGGEAREEARRIVEGARARGRVSLTEEESKAVLSAYGLPVAPSLVARSADEAAAHAEALGWPVSMKLNGSPVTCDLQIPIRQLSQINADEARRAFDQLMENAGEARADGVSIRPAVRTAGYQIVLAAFVDPQFGPCIEFGAGGPLAGVLRDRAIALPPVNTTLARRTMERTRISRALSGARGSIAVDMERLEQILVSFGDLVVDLPRIREIEINPLFATAERIEALDARIVLHDADVADDTLPKPAIRPYPARYTREAVLKDGTRLTMRPIRPEDEGMLVAFHKTLSSETVYFRYLRLLSFDQRIRHERLSQMCFIDYARQIGLVAEARDPDTGGHRILAISRIVRIHGTNDADFALVVSDAVQGQGLGEAMLRHLLDVARDEKISRVIGVIHPENTPMHRLCRKVGFTLCKPVGDEVQAVFVKE is encoded by the coding sequence ATGCGAGGAGTATCCATGCCCGGACCGCAGCATTTGCAGTATGGAGCGGAACAGGAGGGGGAGACACGGCATTCCCTCGACGCCTTTTTCAAGCCCCGCTCGATTGCCGTGGTGGGCGCGTCGGAGCGCCCCGGCAGCGTCGGCAGGAAGGTGTTCTGGAACATTCTTAACAGCCCCTTCGGCGGCGCGGTGTACCCGGTGAACCAGTCGCGCCGCCAGGTGCTCGGCGTTCACGCCCACGCCCGGCTGTCGGACATCAAGTATCCGCTGGACCTGGCCGTGATTGTCACCCCGGCCGCCACCGTGCCCGGCGTGCTGGACGACTGTGCGGCCGCCGGGGTGGGCGGGGCCATCATCGTCTCCGCGGGATTCACCGAACGGGGCGAGCCGGGCCGCGCGCTTGAGGCGCAAATCAGGGAGCGGGCGCGCAGGGGCGGCATCCGGGTCATCGGGCCGAACAGCCTGGGCATCATGAACCCCATGCGGGGCCTCAACGCCGCGTATTCCGCCAACATTGCCCTGAAGGGGTCGGTGGGGTTCATCAGCCAGAGCGGGGCGCTCTGCGCCTCCGTGCTCGACTGGAGTTTCCGCGCGAAGACGGGGTTCAGCAAATTTGTGTCCTTCGGCGCCATGGTGGACGTGCAGTGGAGCGACCTGATCTATTACCTGGGCGATGACCCGAAGACCAAAAGCATCGTCATCTACATGGAGTCCATCGGCGACGCGCGCTCCTTCCTGTCCGCGGCCCGGGAAGTGGCGCTCACCAAGCCCATCATCGTGCTGAAGGCGGGGCAGACCGAGTCGGGCGCGCGCGCCGCGCGGCACTCGGCGTACACCTCCACGGACACGGGGGACGACGCGGTGCTGGCCGCCGCGCTCATGCGCTGCGGCGTGCTCCGGGTGGACGACGTGGAGACCCTCTTCGCCATGGCCGACACCCTGGGCAAGCAGCCCAGGCCCAGGGGGCCCCGGCTGGCCATTGTCAGCAATGCGGCGGGGCCGGGAATCCTCGCCACGGACGCCCTGGTCAGGGCGGGCGGCGAACTGGCGCCCATCTCCCCGGCAACCATGGACGAGCTGAACACGGTGCTGCCCTCCTACTGGAACAGGAACAACCCGCTGGACGTGGTGGCCGACGCCGATCCGGACCGCTATTCCGCCGCGCTTGCGGCCGTCGCCAAGGACCCGGCCAACGACGGGATGCTGGTCATTCTCACCCCGCAGGCCACCACCGACCCCACCGCCACGGCCGAGGCGGTCGGGCGCATGGACCGGGGCCACGGCAAGCCCGTCATCGCGAGCTGGATGGGCGGCGAGGCCGTGGCCCAGGGCGCGCGGATTCTCACAGAGCATCTGGTCCCGTGTTTCGCCTATCCCGACGCGGCGGCGCGGGTCTATGCCGCCATGTGGCGCTACAGTTACGCCCTGCGCGGCCTGTACGAGACGGCGCAGCCCCTCTCCGGAGAGGGCGGCGAGGCGCGCGAGGAGGCCCGGCGGATTGTGGAGGGGGCCCGCGCGCGCGGGCGTGTCAGCCTCACCGAGGAGGAGAGCAAGGCGGTGCTTTCGGCCTACGGCCTGCCCGTGGCGCCGTCACTGGTGGCGCGCAGCGCGGACGAGGCGGCGGCCCATGCGGAGGCGCTTGGCTGGCCCGTCTCCATGAAACTGAACGGCTCGCCCGTCACCTGCGACCTCCAGATTCCCATTCGCCAGCTCAGCCAGATAAACGCCGACGAGGCGCGCCGCGCCTTTGACCAGCTCATGGAGAACGCCGGGGAGGCGCGCGCCGACGGGGTGAGCATCCGTCCGGCGGTCCGCACCGCCGGGTACCAGATCGTGCTGGCCGCCTTTGTGGACCCGCAGTTCGGCCCTTGCATCGAGTTTGGCGCGGGCGGACCCCTGGCCGGGGTGCTGCGCGACCGCGCCATCGCCCTGCCCCCCGTCAACACGACCCTCGCGCGGCGCACCATGGAGCGCACCCGCATCAGCCGCGCCCTGAGCGGCGCGCGCGGCTCCATCGCCGTGGACATGGAGCGCCTTGAGCAGATTCTGGTCAGTTTCGGCGACCTGGTGGTGGACCTGCCCCGCATCCGCGAGATTGAAATCAACCCCCTGTTCGCCACCGCGGAGCGCATCGAGGCGCTCGACGCGCGGATAGTGCTCCATGATGCGGACGTGGCGGACGACACCCTGCCCAAACCCGCCATCCGGCCCTATCCCGCACGGTACACCCGCGAGGCCGTGCTCAAGGACGGCACCCGCCTGACCATGCGCCCCATCCGCCCCGAGGACGAGGGCATGCTGGTGGCCTTCCACAAGACCCTTTCCAGCGAGACCGTCTACTTCCGCTACCTGCGGTTGCTTTCCTTTGACCAGCGCATCCGCCACGAGCGCCTGTCGCAGATGTGCTTCATTGACTACGCCCGGCAGATTGGCCTGGTCGCCGAGGCGCGGGACCCCGACACCGGCGGGCACCGCATCCTCGCCATCAGCCGCATCGTTCGTATCCACGGCACCAACGACGCCGATTTCGCCCTCGTTGTCAGCGACGCCGTGCAGGGCCAGGGACTGGGAGAGGCCATGCTCCGGCACCTCCTCGACGTGGCCCGGGACGAGAAAATATCCCGCGTCATCGGCGTGATCCACCCCGAAAACACCCCCATGCACCGCCTTTGCCGGAAAGTGGGCTTCACCCTCTGCAAACCCGTAGGCGACGAGGTGCAGGCGGTTTTTGTGAAGGAGTAG
- a CDS encoding alkaline phosphatase — MNRFRQFCTGRFSVFFFAATLFSLSVLADAPRNIILMIGDGMGHNHVLAADYYEHGETGKQAYQHSGFHALSMTTFPAGGSYDPEKAWNDPKYPPRGVTDSAAAATALSTGAKTKNGMIGLGPEGEPLETMADFAKKTGRVTGLVTTVPVTHATPAGFAAHKQSRNLYTEIANEIIEESPVVVLMGAGHPEYDNSGKPVENTDEKSFQYVGGAEMWERLKSGAHPEWQLIQERADAVRLQTEKADKNKVIGVFKAEATLQAGRESADGEPRDDAPYATPLREDVPSLSEISQAALNHLTNTGKGFFLMIEGGAIDWTSHNNALGRMIEEQTGFNGAVSSVVAWIEEHGGWEQNLLIITADHETGYLKGPDSAADVENKGAGNLPGVVWTAKGHTNYLVPFYVRGAGGEEFVNRATGNDPVRGKYIDNTDVAKGIREIWK; from the coding sequence ATGAACCGTTTCAGACAGTTCTGCACAGGACGTTTTAGCGTCTTTTTTTTCGCGGCGACACTGTTTTCCCTGTCCGTCCTGGCGGATGCGCCCCGCAACATCATTCTCATGATAGGCGACGGGATGGGGCACAACCACGTGCTGGCGGCGGATTATTATGAACATGGGGAGACGGGAAAACAGGCCTATCAGCATTCCGGGTTTCACGCGCTGTCCATGACCACCTTTCCCGCCGGCGGCTCTTATGACCCGGAAAAGGCCTGGAACGACCCAAAATATCCACCCCGTGGCGTCACGGACTCGGCGGCGGCGGCTACGGCGCTAAGCACGGGCGCCAAAACCAAAAACGGAATGATTGGGCTTGGCCCCGAGGGTGAACCCCTCGAGACCATGGCGGACTTTGCCAAAAAAACCGGCAGGGTAACCGGACTGGTGACCACCGTGCCGGTGACACACGCCACCCCCGCCGGTTTCGCGGCGCACAAGCAAAGCCGAAACCTGTACACGGAGATTGCCAACGAGATTATCGAGGAGTCGCCTGTCGTGGTGCTCATGGGCGCGGGCCACCCCGAATACGACAATAGCGGCAAGCCCGTCGAAAACACCGACGAAAAATCGTTTCAGTATGTCGGCGGCGCCGAAATGTGGGAGCGGCTGAAGTCGGGTGCGCACCCGGAATGGCAGCTCATCCAGGAACGCGCCGACGCAGTGCGCCTCCAAACAGAAAAGGCGGATAAAAACAAGGTCATCGGCGTGTTCAAGGCTGAGGCGACCCTGCAGGCGGGGCGTGAAAGCGCGGACGGGGAGCCGCGTGATGACGCGCCATACGCGACACCGCTCCGTGAGGATGTGCCCTCCCTGTCTGAAATCTCACAGGCCGCGCTGAATCATCTGACCAACACCGGCAAGGGATTCTTCCTCATGATCGAGGGCGGAGCCATTGACTGGACCAGCCATAACAACGCGCTGGGCAGGATGATTGAGGAGCAGACCGGGTTCAACGGCGCCGTGTCGTCCGTGGTGGCGTGGATAGAAGAGCATGGCGGGTGGGAGCAGAATCTCCTGATCATCACCGCAGACCATGAGACAGGTTATTTGAAAGGCCCCGACAGCGCGGCGGATGTGGAAAACAAAGGCGCGGGCAACCTGCCCGGCGTGGTGTGGACAGCCAAGGGGCACACGAATTACCTGGTGCCGTTTTATGTGCGCGGCGCGGGCGGGGAAGAATTTGTGAATCGCGCCACCGGCAACGACCCGGTTCGCGGAAAATATATTGACAACACCGATGTGGCCAAGGGAATCCGGGAAATCTGGAAATAG
- the dnaN gene encoding DNA polymerase III subunit beta yields the protein MRITLPKHDLQEAVGKLKSVVAAKSSLSILTQVLMETGDSSVTISGTDLKISTVCVVDCSVERPGALTVSCQRLAMLLSELPDADITLDLQENNVISLTCGQMETRLFSMPPEEFPPIRKFGDVEPMVFKQGMLKKLFQKTVFAICTDQSRYNLTGLLLEFKAGILTVVATDGRRMSLAKTDDLMDSSQDFKVIVPAKMIHELLSLLGSDDEQTVGVCVEESQIGFFMKNLTTSSTLIEGNFPNYETVIPKKHDKEIALTVEAFERIMRLALAMTNDRFRNVRLAIESGMMRVIVKTPEVGEYEDCTPVEYDGDSVEIAFNPAFILDVLRNIDTEKVCLLLKDTSSPGIIKPYTDAPSDSYVNVVMPIRI from the coding sequence ATGCGTATCACCCTCCCAAAACACGATTTACAGGAAGCGGTTGGCAAGCTCAAGAGCGTTGTGGCCGCAAAGAGTTCACTGTCCATTCTCACGCAGGTGCTGATGGAAACGGGAGACTCGTCTGTGACCATTTCCGGCACGGACCTAAAGATTAGCACGGTCTGCGTGGTGGATTGCTCTGTGGAGCGCCCCGGCGCGCTCACAGTGTCCTGCCAGCGTCTGGCCATGCTGCTGAGCGAGCTTCCAGACGCCGACATCACCCTGGACTTGCAGGAAAACAACGTCATCAGCCTTACCTGCGGCCAGATGGAGACAAGGCTTTTCAGCATGCCTCCGGAAGAGTTCCCCCCAATCCGGAAATTTGGGGATGTGGAGCCGATGGTCTTTAAGCAGGGAATGCTGAAGAAACTCTTTCAAAAGACCGTGTTCGCCATCTGCACCGATCAGTCCCGCTACAACCTGACCGGTCTTCTCCTTGAATTCAAGGCCGGGATATTGACCGTGGTGGCGACTGACGGCCGCCGCATGAGCCTCGCCAAGACGGACGATCTCATGGATTCATCGCAGGACTTCAAGGTGATTGTTCCCGCCAAAATGATCCACGAGTTGCTGTCGCTTCTTGGTTCGGATGATGAGCAGACGGTCGGTGTCTGTGTCGAGGAAAGCCAGATTGGCTTCTTCATGAAAAATCTCACCACGTCCTCCACGTTGATTGAGGGCAATTTTCCAAACTACGAGACAGTCATCCCCAAGAAACACGACAAGGAAATTGCGCTCACAGTGGAGGCCTTCGAGCGGATCATGCGTCTTGCCCTGGCCATGACCAACGACCGTTTCCGCAATGTCCGTCTGGCTATTGAGAGCGGCATGATGCGGGTCATCGTGAAAACCCCGGAAGTGGGCGAATACGAGGACTGCACTCCGGTCGAATATGACGGCGACAGCGTGGAGATTGCCTTCAACCCCGCGTTTATTCTCGATGTGCTGCGCAACATTGACACCGAAAAGGTCTGCCTGCTGCTCAAAGACACCAGCAGTCCCGGCATCATCAAGCCTTACACGGACGCGCCTTCAGACAGTTATGTGAATGTGGTGATGCCCATCCGCATCTGA
- the tadA gene encoding Flp pilus assembly complex ATPase component TadA, with product MENQTSTPDSGEELIKQELITREELAQARETEARSGVPWYKSLIQNRKIGFETLENVLRYEFHSRSAHSAHQTLGETLLRRKCLSKKQLDQALAEQKRSGRLLGSILLEKRFVSSREIGMALAEQYGAEYADVDQSPSDAEALEAVPESMAVKNGMLPLHLNGDRLVVLVTTSQARERAREAGVLLGKRIHSVMTACDDLEGEIRARYRELAADEPERVIAGAEKPPLVKQAESGAASEDAALQITDVQRDKLARFAEVAKQAEGAPIVRMVATILEGAVNAGATDIHLDPQEPETRVRYRIDGVLHDVMSLPRTQHNAVVSRIKILADMDITETRHPQDGHFSDTLGGKTLDIRVATLPTFLGERAVLRLLDQSSVLSGIKDLGMEKEDEEKILRLVRQPYGMVLVTGPTGSGKTTTLYAALNQKDVMTESIVTLEDPVEYQLPGINQVQVDTDLGLTFASTLRASLRQDIDVLLVGEIRDQETAHIAIRAAMTGHLVFSTLHTNDALEALGTLRNMGIPPYLISSALTAVIGQRLIRKICPECRKPFKPTVALLESLGLPKKTAKLFRGNGCPACHYTGNLGRTGIFEVFEVTSDIRKVILAEADIRESADLSAFKSMAERCRQKILAGIAAPEEYFRVIRD from the coding sequence ATGGAAAACCAGACCAGCACCCCGGACAGCGGCGAGGAACTGATCAAACAGGAACTCATCACCCGCGAGGAACTGGCCCAGGCCAGGGAGACCGAAGCCCGAAGCGGGGTCCCGTGGTACAAGTCGCTCATTCAAAACCGAAAGATCGGCTTTGAGACGCTTGAGAACGTGCTGCGGTACGAGTTTCACTCCCGCTCGGCCCACAGCGCCCACCAAACGCTTGGCGAAACCCTGCTGCGCCGCAAATGCCTTTCAAAAAAACAGCTTGACCAGGCGCTGGCCGAACAGAAGAGAAGCGGGCGGCTGCTGGGCAGCATTCTCCTTGAGAAGAGGTTTGTCAGCAGCCGTGAGATTGGGATGGCCCTGGCCGAACAGTACGGCGCCGAATATGCCGACGTGGACCAGTCGCCCAGCGACGCGGAGGCCCTCGAGGCGGTCCCGGAATCCATGGCCGTTAAAAACGGGATGCTTCCCCTCCACCTGAACGGCGACCGGCTCGTGGTTTTGGTCACCACTTCCCAGGCAAGGGAGCGCGCCCGCGAGGCGGGTGTGCTGCTGGGAAAACGGATTCATTCGGTGATGACGGCGTGCGATGACCTGGAGGGGGAAATTCGGGCGCGTTACAGGGAACTCGCCGCTGATGAGCCGGAAAGAGTAATTGCCGGGGCTGAAAAACCGCCGTTGGTGAAACAGGCTGAATCAGGCGCCGCTTCGGAGGATGCCGCGCTGCAAATCACCGATGTGCAACGGGACAAACTGGCCCGTTTCGCCGAAGTGGCCAAACAGGCCGAGGGCGCGCCGATTGTCAGAATGGTCGCCACCATTCTCGAGGGCGCGGTCAACGCGGGCGCCACGGACATCCACCTCGATCCGCAGGAGCCGGAAACGCGCGTCAGATACCGCATTGACGGCGTCCTTCATGACGTGATGAGCCTTCCCCGCACCCAGCACAATGCCGTGGTTTCCAGGATAAAAATTCTGGCGGACATGGACATCACGGAGACACGGCACCCGCAGGACGGCCATTTCAGCGACACCCTGGGCGGAAAAACCCTGGACATCCGCGTTGCCACGCTTCCCACCTTCCTCGGCGAGCGCGCCGTGCTGCGGCTGCTCGACCAGTCCTCCGTTCTTTCCGGCATCAAGGACCTTGGCATGGAGAAGGAGGACGAGGAAAAAATACTCCGTCTTGTGCGGCAGCCCTACGGCATGGTCCTCGTGACCGGCCCCACGGGAAGCGGGAAAACCACGACCCTGTATGCGGCGCTGAACCAGAAGGACGTGATGACCGAGAGCATTGTCACCCTGGAGGACCCTGTTGAATACCAGTTGCCCGGAATCAACCAGGTGCAGGTGGACACCGATCTTGGGCTCACCTTTGCCAGCACCCTGCGCGCCTCCCTGCGGCAGGACATTGACGTGCTGCTTGTGGGGGAAATCCGCGACCAGGAAACCGCCCACATCGCCATTCGCGCGGCGATGACCGGACATTTGGTCTTCAGCACCCTCCATACCAATGACGCCCTGGAGGCGCTGGGCACCCTCCGCAACATGGGCATCCCGCCATACTTGATCTCCAGCGCGCTGACCGCAGTCATCGGACAGCGTCTGATTCGCAAAATTTGCCCTGAATGCCGAAAACCCTTCAAACCAACCGTCGCTCTGCTGGAATCTCTGGGCCTTCCCAAAAAAACCGCCAAACTTTTCAGGGGCAACGGGTGCCCGGCCTGTCATTACACGGGAAATCTTGGCCGAACCGGTATCTTTGAGGTGTTTGAGGTTACTTCGGACATAAGAAAAGTCATTCTTGCGGAGGCTGACATCCGCGAATCGGCTGACTTGTCAGCGTTCAAATCCATGGCGGAACGTTGCCGCCAGAAAATTTTGGCCGGAATCGCGGCACCTGAAGAATATTTTCGCGTTATTCGCGATTAG
- the smpB gene encoding SsrA-binding protein SmpB, translating into MGEKIITTNRKAFHEYHVLDRVEAGIALQGTEVKSLRMKGSMQLKDCYVDFERGEAVLVGAHISPYEMGNIYNHPPERPRRLLLHKREILKLSAKVAEKGLTVVPLSVYFKKGRVKIELGLCQGKHTFDKRASIKERESRREMDRAVKMVRRG; encoded by the coding sequence ATGGGCGAAAAAATCATCACCACCAACCGCAAGGCGTTCCATGAGTACCATGTGCTGGACCGCGTCGAGGCGGGCATAGCGCTGCAGGGCACCGAGGTGAAATCCCTGCGGATGAAGGGCTCCATGCAGTTGAAGGACTGCTATGTGGACTTCGAGCGGGGCGAGGCGGTCCTGGTGGGGGCGCACATCAGCCCCTACGAGATGGGGAACATCTACAACCACCCGCCGGAGCGCCCGCGCAGGCTGCTGCTTCACAAGCGGGAAATACTGAAACTTTCCGCGAAGGTGGCGGAGAAGGGCCTGACCGTGGTGCCGTTGAGCGTGTATTTCAAGAAGGGCCGGGTGAAGATAGAACTGGGGCTGTGCCAGGGCAAGCACACCTTTGACAAGCGCGCCTCCATCAAGGAGCGGGAAAGCCGCCGCGAGATGGACCGCGCGGTCAAAATGGTCAGGCGGGGGTAG
- a CDS encoding acyl-CoA thioesterase: MQRAQGGARPLLVGRPIQIQPYDIDFAAHVNNAVYVRWLEDLRMDMLRAYCPMRPLMEEGLAPVVAATHIRYVKPLKLFDAPVGRMWCAEMGRATLTLEAEIAVGDTVYTAATQRVMMVNWQTEKAARVPLELRERFAREAGP; the protein is encoded by the coding sequence GTGCAGCGCGCGCAGGGCGGCGCACGCCCGCTTCTGGTCGGGCGGCCGATCCAGATTCAGCCGTATGACATAGACTTTGCGGCCCATGTGAACAACGCGGTGTATGTGCGGTGGCTCGAGGACCTGCGCATGGACATGCTGCGCGCCTACTGTCCCATGCGCCCGCTCATGGAGGAGGGCCTCGCGCCGGTCGTCGCCGCGACGCACATCCGCTATGTAAAGCCGCTGAAACTGTTCGACGCGCCCGTGGGGCGCATGTGGTGCGCCGAGATGGGCCGGGCGACGCTCACGCTGGAGGCGGAGATTGCCGTGGGGGACACGGTTTACACCGCCGCGACGCAGCGCGTGATGATGGTCAACTGGCAAACGGAAAAGGCGGCCCGGGTGCCGCTGGAACTTCGGGAACGATTCGCGCGGGAGGCGGGGCCATGA
- a CDS encoding adenine-specific methyltransferase EcoRI family protein — translation MESKSLNRGLGAAKAAKQDEFYTQYVDIQKEVEAYLEFDPDTFRDKVVYCNCDDPFESNFFKYFAANFNKLGLKKLITTSYDGSPIAGQLTLFPEYDEGNGKRQKPKALAVILDHVKDEDGDGAVNIDDVKLFLKRNKAARIALKGEGTYPGGDFRSPECIALLKEADIVVTNPPFSLFREYVAQLVEHGKKFLIIGNKNAITYKEIFPLIKENRLWMGVTPMGVDMLFDVPERVAKAMVAAGKKGSNYRIVNGKVMGRSTSVWFTNLDHGRRHQKLPLMTMEDHLRFSKHKEIKGKAAYDRYVNYDAIEVPYTDAIPSDYDGVMGVPISFLDKYNPDQFEILGSSMTLSVPMSQFAKKGSYLQGGPRFYIDNGDGSYRRMYDRIVIRHRARTATGRKK, via the coding sequence ATGGAAAGCAAGTCGCTGAACCGAGGCCTCGGCGCCGCGAAGGCGGCCAAACAGGACGAGTTCTACACCCAGTACGTCGACATCCAGAAAGAGGTCGAGGCCTACCTGGAGTTCGACCCCGACACCTTCCGCGACAAGGTCGTTTACTGCAACTGCGACGACCCCTTCGAGAGCAACTTCTTCAAGTACTTCGCCGCCAACTTCAACAAGCTAGGCCTCAAGAAGCTCATCACCACCAGCTACGACGGCTCCCCCATCGCCGGTCAGCTCACCTTGTTCCCGGAATACGACGAGGGGAATGGCAAGCGCCAGAAGCCCAAGGCGCTCGCCGTCATCCTCGACCATGTGAAAGATGAGGACGGAGACGGCGCGGTGAACATAGACGACGTGAAACTCTTTCTCAAGCGTAACAAGGCCGCACGGATAGCCTTGAAAGGAGAAGGCACGTACCCCGGCGGCGACTTTCGCAGCCCCGAGTGCATCGCGCTCCTGAAAGAGGCGGACATTGTCGTCACCAACCCACCCTTCTCCCTCTTTCGCGAGTACGTCGCGCAACTCGTGGAGCACGGGAAGAAGTTCCTCATCATTGGGAACAAGAACGCGATCACCTACAAGGAGATATTCCCGCTCATCAAGGAGAACAGGCTATGGATGGGAGTAACGCCGATGGGCGTCGACATGCTCTTCGACGTACCAGAGCGAGTAGCGAAAGCGATGGTCGCTGCGGGAAAAAAGGGGAGCAACTACAGGATCGTCAACGGCAAGGTAATGGGCCGGTCTACTTCGGTCTGGTTCACAAACCTGGACCATGGCCGCCGCCACCAAAAGCTGCCCCTCATGACCATGGAGGACCACTTAAGGTTCAGTAAACACAAGGAGATCAAGGGCAAGGCGGCCTACGACCGGTACGTCAACTACGACGCAATCGAAGTTCCGTACACCGACGCGATCCCCAGCGACTACGATGGCGTCATGGGCGTCCCCATCTCTTTCCTCGACAAGTACAACCCTGACCAGTTCGAGATTCTGGGATCAAGCATGACCCTCAGTGTTCCGATGTCCCAGTTCGCAAAAAAGGGAAGCTACTTGCAAGGCGGGCCGCGTTTCTACATTGACAATGGCGACGGAAGTTATCGCCGGATGTACGACAGAATCGTCATCCGCCACCGCGCCCGGACAGCAACAGGGAGGAAAAAGTGA